The following coding sequences are from one Rutidosis leptorrhynchoides isolate AG116_Rl617_1_P2 chromosome 11, CSIRO_AGI_Rlap_v1, whole genome shotgun sequence window:
- the LOC139876393 gene encoding uncharacterized protein has product MVFWSYPPTRNQLTGSAIIFITGATLFAAGAYLSFANIGPQQARAKARSDYVKSRLRKLLQED; this is encoded by the coding sequence ATGGTGTTTTGGTCGTATCCACCAACCCGAAACCAATTAACCGGCAGCGCCATCATCTTCATCACCGGCGCAACTCTCTTCGCCGCCGGCGCGTACCTTTCATTCGCTAACATAGGTCCGCAACAGGCGCGTGCCAAAGCGCGTTCCGATTACGTCAAATCCCGCCTTCGCAAACTTCTACAAGAAGATTAA